A single region of the Pseudomonas mandelii genome encodes:
- a CDS encoding bifunctional transcriptional activator/DNA repair enzyme AdaA yields MNLQNALLPPHAEMVRAMLERDTAYEGVFFTAVKTTGIFCRPSCTARKPKPENVEFFAHADECMSAGYRACLRCKPLDAAAIAPDWVQGLLKSVDNDPDLRWTDAQLLAEGIEPLKLRRWFKQHFGMTFHAWLRTRRLGMALGGIKQGDSIDNVAFDSGYESLSGFRDAFQKSFHITPGRAANSEPLLFTRLTTPLGPMIAMAERRGLVLLEFLDRPALTREVEELQKRYGYAVAPGHNAHLQQIEAELTQYFAGKLTEFTVALHLPGSEFARQVWAELAKIPYGQTSTYGTIAATLGKPGASRAVGLANGQNRLSIVLPCHRVIGADGALTGYGGGQPRKAFLLRLEKAAVQLTGQLAF; encoded by the coding sequence ATGAACCTACAAAACGCTTTGCTTCCGCCCCACGCCGAGATGGTTCGCGCCATGCTCGAACGAGACACCGCCTACGAGGGGGTGTTCTTTACTGCCGTGAAGACCACTGGAATCTTCTGCCGCCCCAGTTGCACGGCGCGCAAGCCCAAGCCGGAGAACGTCGAGTTCTTCGCCCACGCCGATGAGTGCATGTCGGCGGGCTATCGCGCTTGCCTGCGCTGCAAACCGCTGGACGCCGCGGCCATTGCGCCGGACTGGGTGCAGGGGCTGCTCAAGTCGGTGGACAACGATCCCGACCTGCGCTGGACCGATGCCCAGTTATTGGCAGAGGGCATCGAGCCGCTGAAACTGCGCCGCTGGTTCAAGCAGCATTTCGGCATGACCTTCCACGCCTGGCTGCGCACCCGACGCCTGGGGATGGCGTTGGGCGGTATCAAACAGGGCGATTCCATCGACAATGTGGCGTTTGACTCGGGCTACGAATCCCTGAGCGGTTTTCGCGATGCGTTTCAAAAATCCTTTCACATCACGCCGGGCCGCGCGGCCAACAGCGAGCCGCTGCTGTTCACGCGCCTGACCACACCGCTTGGGCCGATGATTGCCATGGCCGAACGCCGTGGGCTGGTGCTGCTGGAGTTCTTGGATCGACCGGCACTGACCCGGGAAGTCGAAGAACTGCAGAAGCGTTACGGCTATGCCGTGGCGCCGGGACACAACGCCCATTTGCAGCAGATTGAAGCCGAGCTGACCCAGTATTTCGCCGGAAAACTCACTGAATTCACCGTCGCACTGCACTTGCCCGGCAGCGAATTTGCGCGGCAGGTCTGGGCTGAACTGGCGAAGATCCCCTACGGCCAGACCAGCACCTACGGCACCATCGCCGCAACACTGGGCAAGCCCGGCGCCAGTCGCGCCGTGGGCCTGGCCAACGGGCAGAACCGTCTTTCGATTGTATTGCCCTGCCACCGGGTGATCGGTGCAGACGGCGCGTTGACGGGCTATGGTGGAGGGCAACCGCGCAAGGCGTTTTTGCTCCGGCTGGAAAAAGCCGCGGTGCAGCTGACCGGACAACTCGCATTCTGA
- a CDS encoding isocitrate lyase/PEP mutase family protein gives MDTRFHQLHHDGLLILTNVADATGARIVEQLGCKAVATSSAAVAWAHGYADGNALPLERLISTVESIARVISVPLTVDIEAGYSDDLTRVAEVVDAVIAAGAVGINIEDGATAPELLVRKIEVARQVAGRRKVKLFINARTDVYLRGLVPAEDRVAETLRRAALYQAAGADGLFAAGVTAEYEIAALCQGTPLPVNVLGLPGLPSPEALQALGVRRLSAGSGIAEFLYGAMASLAKGFLETGKLDSSHLKAFTYGEINALLKPAGNA, from the coding sequence ATGGACACTCGATTTCATCAACTGCACCACGACGGCTTGTTGATTCTGACCAACGTCGCCGACGCCACCGGGGCGCGCATCGTCGAGCAACTGGGCTGCAAGGCCGTGGCCACCAGCAGCGCGGCGGTGGCCTGGGCGCATGGATATGCGGACGGCAATGCCCTGCCCCTCGAACGCCTGATATCGACCGTCGAGTCGATCGCCCGGGTGATCTCGGTGCCGTTGACCGTCGACATCGAGGCCGGTTATTCCGACGACCTGACGCGGGTGGCCGAAGTCGTTGATGCGGTAATCGCGGCCGGTGCGGTGGGGATCAATATCGAGGACGGTGCCACTGCGCCAGAGCTGCTGGTGCGCAAGATCGAAGTCGCCCGGCAGGTGGCCGGTCGGCGCAAGGTGAAGCTGTTCATCAATGCCCGCACCGACGTGTACCTAAGGGGCCTGGTGCCTGCCGAAGACCGCGTCGCCGAAACGCTCAGGCGTGCCGCGTTGTATCAGGCGGCGGGGGCTGACGGGCTGTTTGCGGCGGGCGTCACGGCGGAGTATGAAATCGCTGCGCTGTGCCAGGGCACACCGCTGCCGGTGAATGTGCTCGGGTTGCCGGGGTTGCCATCGCCTGAAGCGCTGCAAGCACTCGGCGTACGACGCCTGAGTGCCGGCTCGGGCATCGCCGAATTTCTGTATGGCGCCATGGCGTCCCTGGCCAAAGGTTTTCTGGAAACTGGCAAACTCGACAGCAGCCACCTCAAGGCCTTCACGTATGGGGAAATCAATGCCCTGCTGAAACCTGCCGGGAACGCTTGA
- a CDS encoding DNA-3-methyladenine glycosylase family protein, with translation MPDPYLPATGFLSSIDDDWRRHIAAVGPCLHEPHAARDPYESLVRAIAYQQLHAKAGDAIIGRLLALFPSTTFPRPEQILATGFDPLRSCGFSASKIATIQGIAQAALDGVVPDYATALAMDDEALIERLITLRGVGRWTVEMLLIYSLERPDILPADDFGVREGYRRLKGLEVQPTRKQMVEIGLAWRPYRTVASWYLWRMTGK, from the coding sequence ATGCCCGATCCCTATCTGCCCGCGACCGGGTTTCTGTCATCAATCGATGACGACTGGCGGCGCCACATCGCCGCCGTTGGCCCCTGCCTGCATGAGCCCCACGCAGCTCGCGATCCTTATGAATCGCTGGTGCGGGCGATTGCCTATCAGCAACTGCACGCCAAGGCCGGGGATGCGATTATCGGCCGGCTGCTGGCGTTGTTTCCGTCGACGACGTTTCCAAGGCCTGAGCAGATTCTGGCGACAGGCTTTGATCCACTGCGCAGTTGCGGGTTTTCCGCCAGCAAGATCGCGACCATTCAAGGGATTGCGCAGGCGGCTCTGGACGGTGTCGTACCGGATTACGCTACGGCACTGGCGATGGACGATGAGGCGCTGATCGAGCGGTTGATCACCTTGCGCGGGGTTGGGCGCTGGACGGTCGAGATGCTGCTGATTTACAGCCTGGAGCGACCGGATATTTTGCCGGCGGATGACTTTGGGGTGCGTGAGGGGTATCGCCGGCTGAAGGGCCTGGAGGTGCAGCCGACGCGTAAGCAGATGGTGGAGATTGGCTTGGCGTGGCGTCCGTATCGGACGGTGGCTTCCTGGTATTTGTGGCGGATGACCGGCAAGTAG
- a CDS encoding extracellular solute-binding protein, which yields MGLHKLTQALLLVLAPMCVQAADTVKPVVNLYIWGEYLAPDTLANFEKKTGIHVVVDHFDSLETAETKLLTGRSGYDLVLTAGQHLSRAIQSGAIQTLNLQRLPHFAGVGEEFRQHMAAFDPGNRYAGIYAWGTTGVGYQEEAIKQRLPDAPRDSWAMLFDPAVVSKFADCGVSLLNDPNEVFAAVMKYMGLDINRQNLDDLKLAEQQLAKIRPYIRYFDNDLNISDLANGNTCVAMSWNGNVAIAAGQAEAANKPFKLSYRIPKEGTLIWFDAMVIPKDAPHPEAGLALMDYLMTPEVIAPITDTIHYANAITAADGLIDPAIRNDPGTYPSAQVRASLYSKNDNGKAFNRALIRAFTRLKSGL from the coding sequence ATGGGCCTGCACAAACTGACTCAAGCGTTATTGCTGGTGCTTGCACCCATGTGTGTGCAGGCCGCCGACACCGTGAAACCGGTGGTGAACCTGTACATCTGGGGCGAATACCTGGCCCCGGATACCCTGGCCAATTTCGAGAAGAAAACCGGCATCCATGTGGTGGTCGATCACTTCGACTCCCTTGAAACTGCCGAGACCAAACTGCTGACCGGCCGCAGCGGTTATGACCTGGTGCTGACGGCGGGGCAGCACCTGTCCCGGGCGATCCAGAGCGGGGCGATTCAAACACTGAACCTGCAACGGCTGCCGCACTTTGCTGGCGTCGGCGAAGAATTCCGCCAGCACATGGCGGCGTTCGATCCGGGCAATCGTTATGCCGGGATCTACGCCTGGGGCACTACCGGGGTCGGCTATCAGGAAGAGGCGATCAAACAGCGTTTGCCCGATGCGCCACGGGACAGCTGGGCGATGCTGTTCGACCCGGCCGTGGTGTCGAAATTTGCCGATTGCGGGGTCAGTCTGCTCAACGACCCGAACGAGGTGTTTGCCGCGGTCATGAAGTACATGGGCCTGGACATCAACCGCCAGAACCTCGATGACCTGAAACTGGCCGAACAACAATTGGCGAAGATCCGGCCGTACATCCGCTACTTCGACAATGACCTGAACATCAGCGACCTGGCCAACGGCAATACCTGCGTGGCGATGTCGTGGAACGGCAACGTGGCCATCGCGGCCGGGCAGGCCGAGGCGGCGAACAAACCGTTCAAGCTCAGTTACCGGATACCGAAGGAGGGCACGTTGATCTGGTTTGACGCCATGGTCATTCCCAAGGATGCACCGCACCCCGAGGCCGGGCTGGCGTTGATGGATTACCTGATGACACCCGAAGTGATTGCGCCGATCACGGACACCATTCACTACGCCAATGCGATTACGGCGGCGGACGGGTTGATTGATCCGGCGATTCGTAACGATCCAGGGACGTATCCGTCGGCGCAGGTGAGGGCTTCGTTGTATAGCAAGAATGACAATGGCAAGGCGTTCAACCGGGCGCTGATTCGGGCGTTTACTCGGTTGAAATCCGGGTTGTGA
- the aguA gene encoding agmatine deiminase translates to MARLLDSTPKLDGFRLPGEFETKAGCWLGWPERTDVWRNGAKPAQKVWVQIVTAIAQSEPVTVCASAAQFATARRQLPPEVRVVEMTCNDTWFRDSGPCFVVNDDSGEVRGVDFEFNAYGGLDGGLYYPWDKDDQIASKILEIERFDRYRAPLIAEMGGIQSDGQGSILTTEQCLLNRNRNQHLGKEEVTRRLTDYLGAEQIIWLPRGCKFDETDGHVDDLACFVRPGEVVLQWTDNRDDPQWEIYQEAYDILRSTRDSRGRELIVHKLPQPDVLEWTAEEAEGLDQQDSTHTRQAGTQICASYINYYAGNSSIVVPLFGDRNDQAAQATLAELFPQHTIVGIENSREILLGGGNVACITMPQYAAPANNRKGV, encoded by the coding sequence ATGGCACGTTTGCTCGATTCCACCCCGAAACTCGACGGCTTCCGCCTGCCCGGCGAATTCGAAACCAAGGCCGGTTGCTGGCTCGGCTGGCCGGAACGTACCGACGTCTGGCGCAACGGTGCCAAGCCTGCGCAGAAAGTCTGGGTGCAGATCGTCACCGCCATTGCCCAGAGCGAACCCGTGACGGTGTGTGCTTCCGCCGCCCAGTTCGCCACCGCTCGCCGCCAGTTGCCGCCTGAGGTTCGCGTGGTGGAAATGACCTGCAACGACACCTGGTTCCGCGACAGTGGCCCGTGCTTTGTGGTCAACGACGACAGCGGTGAAGTGCGCGGCGTCGACTTCGAGTTCAACGCCTATGGCGGTCTCGACGGCGGGTTGTACTACCCGTGGGACAAGGACGATCAGATCGCCAGCAAGATCCTCGAAATCGAGCGTTTCGACCGTTATCGCGCGCCGTTGATTGCCGAGATGGGCGGGATCCAGAGTGACGGCCAGGGCAGCATCCTCACCACCGAGCAATGCCTGCTCAACCGCAATCGCAACCAACATCTGGGCAAGGAAGAAGTGACCCGTCGCCTGACCGATTACCTCGGTGCCGAGCAAATCATCTGGCTGCCACGGGGTTGCAAGTTCGACGAAACCGACGGCCATGTCGACGATCTCGCCTGCTTCGTGCGCCCCGGCGAAGTGGTGCTGCAATGGACCGATAATCGCGATGACCCGCAGTGGGAAATCTATCAAGAGGCCTACGACATTTTGCGCAGCACTCGCGACAGCCGTGGCCGCGAGTTGATCGTGCACAAGCTGCCGCAACCGGATGTGCTGGAGTGGACCGCTGAAGAAGCCGAAGGCCTGGACCAGCAAGACAGCACCCATACCCGTCAGGCCGGGACCCAAATCTGCGCGTCGTACATCAACTACTACGCCGGCAACAGCTCGATCGTGGTGCCGCTGTTTGGTGATCGCAACGATCAGGCGGCGCAGGCGACGCTGGCCGAATTGTTCCCGCAGCACACAATTGTCGGCATCGAAAACTCCCGGGAAATCCTCCTCGGTGGCGGCAACGTCGCGTGCATCACCATGCCGCAATACGCCGCCCCCGCCAATAACAGGAAGGGAGTTTAA
- a CDS encoding LysR substrate-binding domain-containing protein, with translation MRRLPSLAALRTFECAARHAHFGRAAAELCVTDSAVSHQIRQLEEHLGVSLFIREGRQIRPTMAAGRLMQSLQHAFELIGEACDELRDPSSLAVLRLAVTAELAQKWLMSRLTDFYARYPHITLHLYEQPIDATAPGEDIDLAITYGTGPVDSSAYFVRPLPALQFFPVCSPGLFNQGTLKTPKDLARHCLLHDDQDGKTWTAWLTSHAGDQRPERQLYFAHAGLALEAAAQGQGVAMGDNLTAQEDLLSGRLVRPFTASMTALGQYALVCERVRLERPAVAQMLEWFNDQLID, from the coding sequence ATGCGACGATTGCCTTCCCTGGCAGCACTCAGAACCTTCGAATGCGCCGCCCGCCACGCGCATTTCGGCCGGGCCGCCGCCGAGCTGTGCGTCACCGACAGCGCCGTCAGCCATCAGATCCGTCAGCTCGAAGAGCACTTGGGCGTCTCTTTGTTCATCCGCGAAGGTCGGCAAATCCGCCCGACCATGGCCGCGGGGCGATTGATGCAAAGCCTGCAGCACGCCTTCGAACTGATCGGCGAGGCCTGCGATGAATTGCGCGACCCGTCGTCATTGGCGGTGTTGCGCCTGGCGGTCACCGCCGAGCTGGCGCAAAAGTGGCTGATGAGTCGGCTCACGGACTTCTACGCGCGCTATCCGCACATCACGCTGCACCTCTACGAACAACCGATCGACGCCACGGCGCCGGGGGAGGACATCGACCTGGCGATCACGTATGGAACGGGCCCGGTCGACAGCAGCGCGTACTTCGTCCGTCCCTTGCCGGCGTTGCAATTTTTCCCGGTGTGCAGCCCCGGCCTCTTCAACCAAGGCACCCTGAAAACCCCGAAGGACCTGGCGCGCCATTGCCTGCTGCACGACGATCAGGACGGCAAGACCTGGACCGCCTGGCTCACCAGTCATGCCGGCGATCAGCGTCCCGAACGCCAACTGTATTTCGCCCACGCGGGCCTGGCGCTGGAAGCGGCGGCGCAAGGGCAGGGCGTGGCCATGGGCGACAATCTGACGGCTCAGGAAGACTTGCTCAGCGGTCGTCTGGTCCGGCCATTCACCGCCAGCATGACCGCGCTCGGGCAATATGCACTGGTGTGTGAGCGGGTGCGCCTGGAGCGTCCGGCCGTGGCGCAGATGCTGGAGTGGTTCAACGATCAGCTGATCGATTGA
- a CDS encoding PaaI family thioesterase, whose amino-acid sequence MLVSQPEGFDMLDALKHINSTSAFNRWAGFEVTAAASGEAELTLAFREADMAQYAGFLHAGLIGALLDTACGFAAGTVAGNVLASHFSVNCLAPAIGEVFIARGRVVKAGKKQVFARAELFAQTGDQLKLVATGDAILVPVDVR is encoded by the coding sequence ATGTTGGTGTCTCAACCGGAGGGATTCGACATGCTCGACGCACTCAAACACATCAATTCAACCTCAGCCTTCAACCGCTGGGCAGGCTTCGAAGTGACCGCAGCCGCGAGCGGTGAAGCCGAGCTGACCCTGGCTTTTCGCGAGGCCGACATGGCGCAATACGCAGGCTTTCTGCACGCCGGCCTGATCGGCGCGCTGCTCGACACGGCCTGCGGATTCGCCGCCGGGACGGTTGCCGGCAACGTGCTGGCTTCACATTTTTCGGTCAACTGCCTGGCACCCGCCATTGGCGAAGTGTTCATCGCGAGGGGCCGGGTGGTGAAGGCCGGCAAAAAGCAGGTGTTTGCCCGCGCCGAGTTGTTCGCGCAAACCGGCGACCAGCTGAAGCTGGTGGCGACCGGTGATGCGATTCTGGTGCCGGTCGACGTCCGCTGA
- a CDS encoding GFA family protein produces the protein MQLEGSCHCSAVSFSLTSAHPYPYQRCYCSICRKTQGGGGYSINIAGDAASLKVRGRKHIAIYHARLKDEGDKRAHSSSAERHFCSLCGSGLWLFSPEWPELIHPFASAIDTPLPVPPEHTHLMLGSKAPWVEVEAHPADQQFDVYPEESIAQWHERLGLSR, from the coding sequence ATGCAGCTCGAAGGTTCCTGCCATTGCAGCGCTGTGTCGTTCAGTTTGACCAGCGCCCACCCCTACCCTTATCAGCGCTGCTATTGCTCGATCTGCCGCAAGACTCAGGGCGGTGGCGGTTACTCGATCAATATTGCCGGTGATGCCGCCAGCCTGAAAGTCCGCGGCCGCAAGCACATCGCGATTTATCATGCACGACTCAAGGACGAAGGCGACAAACGCGCCCACAGCAGCAGCGCCGAACGGCATTTCTGCAGCCTTTGCGGGTCAGGTTTGTGGCTGTTCAGTCCTGAGTGGCCGGAGCTGATCCACCCGTTTGCCTCGGCCATCGACACGCCATTGCCGGTGCCACCGGAACACACGCACTTGATGCTCGGCTCCAAGGCGCCGTGGGTGGAAGTCGAGGCGCATCCTGCCGACCAGCAATTCGACGTCTACCCCGAGGAGTCCATCGCCCAATGGCATGAACGCCTGGGTTTGAGCCGCTAA
- a CDS encoding MipA/OmpV family protein, giving the protein MLRSMCLSLTSFCLLLPTDSLRAEDWQYTLRAGAASVPRYSGSDERVVAPLLGAKVISPYGLFLDTEKGLGWAFDEDDFGLSVYIGASDVRKDRKSGFKGSDELNGMGSIKSRPALGLDGTYHMGPIILGARFEHALEKDDDDHDTGSSWNRLKLSISAPFYEGDYGKVVGSLNSQFGDSHYVRTWYGVSVAQASRSQFRTHDTRGGLVSRGAELSWSMPIDDQWSVSTVLAAQYLAGDAADSPIVERRMQTSLAGQVVYTF; this is encoded by the coding sequence ATGTTACGTTCGATGTGTCTGTCGTTGACTTCGTTTTGCCTGCTGCTTCCCACCGACTCATTACGCGCTGAAGACTGGCAATACACCTTGCGCGCCGGTGCCGCCAGCGTGCCGCGGTACAGCGGCAGCGACGAGCGCGTAGTGGCGCCGCTGCTGGGCGCCAAGGTTATCAGCCCCTATGGCCTCTTTCTGGACACGGAAAAGGGTTTGGGCTGGGCTTTTGATGAAGACGACTTCGGCCTGAGCGTGTACATCGGCGCGAGCGATGTGCGCAAGGATCGCAAGAGCGGGTTCAAAGGCTCGGACGAGCTCAACGGCATGGGCTCGATCAAGTCGCGGCCGGCGCTGGGTCTGGACGGGACTTACCACATGGGCCCGATCATTCTCGGGGCCCGTTTCGAGCATGCGCTGGAAAAGGACGATGACGATCACGACACCGGTTCATCCTGGAATCGCCTGAAGCTGAGCATCAGCGCGCCGTTTTATGAGGGCGACTATGGCAAGGTCGTGGGCAGCCTGAACAGTCAGTTTGGCGACAGCCATTACGTGCGCACCTGGTATGGCGTCAGTGTGGCGCAGGCTTCGCGCAGCCAGTTCAGGACGCATGACACTCGCGGAGGGTTGGTGAGTCGAGGGGCGGAGTTGAGCTGGTCGATGCCGATTGATGATCAGTGGAGTGTGTCGACGGTGCTGGCCGCGCAGTATCTGGCAGGTGATGCCGCCGACAGTCCGATTGTCGAGCGGCGCATGCAGACCTCTTTGGCTGGGCAGGTCGTGTACACCTTTTAA
- a CDS encoding ATP-binding protein, translated as MLRLFLGLFLVMTVGLVLGLQTVERTFDALLDDQMQSYNREAVRGQAWSLAEQLRDLDGSDRERELEAVRPHYGLGLTLVESRQLSLTDQEKAELAQGLLVIRDKYTQFISRIDEGSQLLSIKLPAEPSLMPFYIAAAYLMIAVMIGFVLMFWVRPHWRDLEKLRLAAERFGDNDLSSRIQLSKRSNIRDLAEHFNLMAARIEGLIANQRELTNAVSHELRTPIARLSFELDQLKQQPDPTQNRELIADMYADLGELEEMVSELLTYASLERGATVISRENIQANSWLDSVVGSVALEAEAAGVQLLIVECQVDEVRIEPRFMARAVINLLRNAIRYADERVEVSLVRTGDHYEVRVNDDGPGVPVDGREKIFEPFSRLDASRDRRTGGFGLGLALVRRVSQSHGGQVEVGDSPWGGASFRMTWAHLD; from the coding sequence ATGCTGCGGTTATTTCTTGGGCTGTTTCTGGTGATGACGGTCGGCCTGGTACTGGGGTTGCAAACGGTCGAGCGCACGTTCGATGCACTTCTCGATGATCAGATGCAGAGCTACAACCGCGAGGCGGTGCGTGGCCAGGCCTGGTCGCTGGCCGAGCAATTACGCGATCTGGACGGGTCGGACCGGGAGCGCGAACTGGAAGCGGTGCGCCCGCATTATGGCTTGGGCCTGACGCTGGTCGAGAGCCGTCAACTGTCCCTGACCGATCAGGAGAAAGCCGAGTTGGCCCAAGGGCTTCTGGTGATCCGTGACAAGTACACGCAGTTCATCTCGCGCATTGACGAGGGTTCGCAGTTGCTCAGCATCAAGCTGCCGGCCGAGCCCAGTCTGATGCCGTTCTACATTGCCGCAGCCTATCTGATGATCGCGGTGATGATCGGTTTTGTGTTGATGTTCTGGGTACGCCCGCATTGGCGAGATCTGGAGAAACTGCGCCTGGCGGCCGAACGTTTTGGCGATAACGACCTGTCGTCGCGAATCCAGCTGTCCAAACGCTCGAACATTCGTGACCTGGCCGAGCACTTCAACCTGATGGCGGCGCGCATCGAAGGCTTGATCGCCAATCAGCGCGAACTGACTAACGCGGTGTCCCACGAGTTGCGCACGCCGATTGCCCGGCTGTCATTCGAACTCGATCAGCTCAAGCAACAACCCGATCCGACCCAGAACCGCGAACTGATTGCCGACATGTACGCCGACCTGGGCGAGCTGGAAGAAATGGTTTCCGAGTTGCTGACCTACGCCAGCCTTGAGCGCGGCGCTACGGTCATCAGCCGGGAAAACATCCAGGCCAACAGTTGGCTGGACAGCGTGGTCGGCAGCGTGGCCCTTGAGGCCGAGGCTGCCGGGGTGCAGTTGTTGATTGTCGAGTGTCAGGTCGATGAGGTTCGCATTGAGCCACGCTTTATGGCCCGGGCGGTGATCAACCTGCTGCGCAATGCCATTCGTTATGCCGATGAGCGGGTGGAGGTGTCGTTGGTCCGTACCGGTGATCACTACGAAGTGCGGGTCAACGATGATGGGCCGGGTGTGCCGGTGGACGGGCGCGAGAAAATTTTCGAACCGTTCTCGCGCCTGGACGCCAGCCGTGATCGCCGCACAGGTGGGTTTGGTTTGGGGTTGGCGTTGGTGCGGCGGGTGTCGCAATCCCATGGCGGGCAGGTGGAAGTGGGGGATTCGCCTTGGGGTGGGGCGTCGTTTCGCATGACGTGGGCGCATCTGGATTGA
- a CDS encoding winged helix-turn-helix domain-containing protein, translated as MDNLGFGKVLLVEDDEKLAGLIAHFLSQHGFEVRQVHRGDLALAAFLEFKPKIVVLDLMLPGQSGLHVCREIRSVSDTPIVILTAKEDDLDHILGLESGADDYVIKPIKPPVLLARLRALQRRQAPDSGVCSALEFGNLSIDRSCREVRLAGEVIEMTTMEFELLWLLASAAGKVLSRDDILNRMRGIAFDGLNRSVDVYISKLRGKLKDNPREPVCIKTIWGKGYLFNPFAWEL; from the coding sequence ATGGATAACCTGGGTTTTGGCAAAGTATTGCTGGTGGAAGACGACGAGAAGCTCGCCGGGCTGATCGCGCATTTCCTGTCCCAACATGGCTTTGAGGTCCGCCAGGTTCACCGCGGCGACCTCGCGTTGGCCGCGTTCCTCGAATTCAAACCGAAAATCGTCGTGCTCGACCTGATGCTGCCGGGGCAGAGCGGCCTGCACGTGTGCCGCGAGATCCGCAGCGTGTCCGACACGCCGATCGTCATCCTGACGGCCAAGGAAGATGACCTCGATCACATCCTCGGCCTGGAGTCCGGTGCCGACGACTACGTGATCAAACCAATCAAACCGCCTGTATTGCTGGCCCGCCTGCGTGCGTTGCAACGGCGTCAGGCGCCGGACAGCGGCGTGTGCAGCGCCCTGGAATTCGGCAACCTGAGCATCGACCGCAGCTGTCGCGAAGTGCGGTTGGCGGGGGAGGTCATCGAAATGACCACCATGGAATTCGAACTGCTGTGGTTGCTGGCCAGCGCTGCCGGCAAGGTTCTGTCCCGCGATGACATCCTCAACCGCATGCGCGGTATTGCGTTTGACGGCCTCAACCGCAGTGTCGACGTCTACATCAGCAAGTTGCGCGGCAAGCTCAAGGACAACCCGCGCGAACCGGTGTGCATCAAGACCATCTGGGGCAAGGGTTACCTGTTCAATCCGTTTGCGTGGGAGCTGTAA
- the miaE gene encoding tRNA-(ms[2]io[6]A)-hydroxylase, translated as MILPEIHEFLGCRTPDGWVQAALADQDTLLIDHKNCEFKAASTALSLIAKYHSHVDLINLMSRLAREELVHHEQVMRLMKKRKIELRQLSAGRYASGLRKVVRSHEPVKLVDTLVVGAFIEARSCERFEALVPHLDEELGKFYFGLLKSEARHFQGYLKLAYQYGDAKDVAQVIDRVRAAEQELIESPDVEFRFHSGVPASA; from the coding sequence ATGATCCTTCCCGAAATTCACGAGTTCCTCGGCTGCCGAACCCCCGATGGCTGGGTCCAGGCCGCGCTTGCCGATCAGGACACCTTGCTGATCGACCACAAGAACTGTGAGTTCAAGGCGGCCAGCACGGCGTTGAGCCTGATCGCCAAGTATCACTCCCATGTCGACCTGATCAACCTGATGTCGCGCCTGGCCCGGGAAGAGCTGGTGCATCACGAGCAGGTCATGCGCCTGATGAAAAAGCGCAAGATCGAGCTGCGTCAGCTGTCCGCCGGGCGTTATGCCTCGGGCCTGCGCAAAGTGGTGCGCAGCCACGAGCCGGTCAAGCTGGTGGACACGCTGGTGGTCGGCGCATTTATCGAAGCCCGCAGCTGCGAGCGTTTCGAGGCGCTGGTACCGCATCTGGACGAAGAACTGGGCAAGTTCTATTTCGGCTTGCTGAAGAGCGAAGCGCGGCATTTCCAGGGTTACCTGAAACTCGCTTACCAGTACGGTGATGCCAAGGATGTTGCGCAAGTCATTGACCGGGTCCGTGCCGCCGAGCAGGAACTGATCGAGTCGCCGGACGTGGAGTTCCGTTTTCACAGCGGTGTCCCGGCATCGGCGTGA